CTACCTCTGCCATTTCAACCAAAGGCCGCGAAATGACGCGCCTGACGAATATCAGCAAAATTACAATCGTCAGAAGTACCAGCATCACCTCTAATACTATAGAAATCATAGTGGTGGCATTTATTTTCGCATTCGAGGCCTCCAGAGAAAGGCCGGCAAAATAAATACCGATCGCCTGATTATCGGAATTCAGAATCGGTTGGTAAGCAGTGGCGTAAGGAACACCCAAGATATCTGCCGAATCAAAATACTGCGTTTTTTCTTCTAAAATAATTTTAGCAATTTTTTGGTTCAGCTTTGTGCCGATGGCACGCTTACCATTGCTGATAATTGTGGTATTGACTCGCTCGTCTCCCACAAAAACGGTAAACTCATTCCCAGTCATGCTTTTCATCTTGTCTACAAACTTGGTATCTACCAGGGAATACCCGGTTGAGATTGCCCCGATAATTTTGCCCGATGCATCTTTGATTGGCGAACCGGTACGAATACTCAGCTTAATTTCACTGCCAATATCGGTATGTGTTGAAGTTTCTCCTTTCAGAGCCATCGCAATATTGCTCTGATTGATCACTGAATCACCTTTTTTATCACTGTGGGTACGCGCAATCACGTTCCCCTTGCTATCAACGATCGTCACAAAGTTTACATCCATTGCCTTCGCCTTGACAGACTGATTGACCGCTGTTTTAACAGCAGCGGCATCGCGCAATTGTACTGCGCGGATCACCGCATCATCCGCCGCCAAATTTTGAGCGGCTGTGGCAGACTTTGTTTTTTCATCTTCCAGAATAGAATTCATGGTAGCAAGCGCCATTTGGCTTCTTTCTGTGTTAATCTGTTTAATTAAGCTGCGGTTACTGACAGACATATAGGCCACTGATACAATGCCTACGATGAAAATAGCACAGGCCGCGAACAAAGCCAACTGAAACCCAAGCCTGCGAATCAGCGGCAGCTTTCCAGAGTGAGCAGCGGGTTGCGGGATGTGCTTTGCTGTTTTTGATTTGATCATGTAGTTTCTTCCCCTTCAAAGATCGTGTTCTTCTTCGTTTTGTCAGGTGGACACCTTCACCGATGAAAATGTCCAAACCCTATTGTGTCAAACTGATACAAGAGCGGTCTTTCGGTGTTTATCTCAAATTGAGCAACAAAAAGCCTCCCACATAATGTAACTACTCCATCGCACAAAATCCAACTGCAACACAACAAAAAAACTCGTGTGTTTACCAGGATAACCCAGTAAACACACGAGTGCAAAGCAATTGGTGCGGCTAATGGGACTTGAACCCATACGAGATAACTCACACGCCCCTCAAACGTGCCTGTCTGCCAGTTCCAGCACAGCCGCATTTCTGCAAAATGATATACCGAGCAGACACCGAGCCGACTCGACGAAGAGTATTATATCATTCCGGAGAAAGACTTGTCAACTAAAAATCACTTTATTTCAAAAGTTTTTCGACAAGAATACTGTATTCCTCATAAGTCATCATGCTGTTAAGCACTTTCAGTAGCGCGTTTGTCGCAAGATGCTCCGGCAGCTTCAGGTGCAGAAGCAGGAGCCTGCGGTTTTGCGCGCTGTTCTCCCCGCCGGTCAGACCATCGCGGAACAGATCGGCTTTTTCAATCTTTCGCACCGCCGAAGAAGCTTCCCGCACTGGGGCGTTTTCTTCCTCACAAAGTACGCCTGCGCGGTCGAGCGCCTCTAAAATCTGCTGCTTAGAAACACCCTCCACCCCAAGCTTGCCTTCCTTCGAGCCTTTTTCCTTGCGGCGCTCCTTGCCCAGAACATCGGGAATATAAGCATGCTTGATATATTTCTCAGGGATTGCGCTCATCAGGTGGTGGCGGATTAAAAAACCGGCGGAGTCACTATCGGTCAGGATTAAAAGGCCTCGCGTTTCCGCCATGCGGCGAATGAGCGCCATCTGCTGCTCATCCTTAAAAATATGAAAGCCGCGCGTTTCGATAATCAGGCCGTCGATGATCGAGGACAGTTTGATTTTATCGTACTTCCCCTCAACAATCACAGCCTCTTTGATTTTGATCAAGTCATCCGCTCCTTTTCGGCAATCATCAACAACCGTGCAATTAACTTTTCCATTAAAATTCGGTCTCCGGTGCGCGAGCTTTTCAGCCCGATGTCGGTTTCGAGCAGCACGGTAAGGCTCTCTCTCAGTTTTTCCAGAGAAAGGCCTTTCATGTCGCGCTCCGCGTTTTTCAGACGGAATTCCTTCCCTTTATAGGGAAAATAGTTCACAAGCTCCGCCGGGCTGTGGCCGCCCTGTACGCACGCACGCACACGGTACATATCCACATAGGCCGACGACAGCACCGCCAGCACCGCCACCGGCTCCTCCCGCTGCTGGTACAGCAGGTCAAGCAGGGAATACGCCTTATCGTACTGTGCGGACACCAGCGCTTTCGAGAGCAAAAACACCGTCGTCTCAAGATTTTTCACCGCAACGCGGTCGATCACCGCCCGGGTGACTGTTCCCTTGCCAATGTAGGCGCAGAGCTTATCAAGCTCGTGCAGCAGCGTTTGCAGCTGCTTGCCGCACTGGGTGATCAGAAAGGCCGCGTCCTGCCGTGAAAGCTCGCAGCCGCGTTTTTCCGCATAGGTGCACAGAACGCGCTCAAGCTCCGCTCCCTCGCGCGGGCGAACCTCTACCACCGTGCCCTGCTTTTTCACCGCGGTAATCCACTTTTTCCACGCCGCGGATTTTTTTACATCCATCTCAAGCGTCGGCTGGCAGACGAGCAGCACCGTGCTTTCCGACAGGTTTTCCACCAGCTCGTACAGCTTATTCAGTTCGCGCGCGGGCAGCTTTTCCACGTCCAGATCGTTGATTAGGACGTACTTTTTCTCCGCCATCATCGGCAGGGCCTCCGCCGCGTCGGCCACCCGGTCGGCCAAAAGGCCGTCGCCGGAAAAGCGCTGCACGTTAAAATCTGCGAACGGCCGCTCCTGCAGCCTGCTCAGCAGGCGTTTCAGGTAGGCCGAAATCAGGTACTTTTCTTCTCCGTATACAAAGTACAGACCGTCCAGCTCCAGACGATCGGCGGCTTTTTTCCACTGGGCTTCCGTAAGCTCCGGCATCAGACGTTCCTCCTCAATACAATTTTTCCTCCCGGGTGCGTATCAATCAATATCGGGCCCGCATCCCCGGTGGACGCCGACACAAGGCCAACATCGCCAAGCTGCTTTAAATTGGCCTGCGCGGTCTCCTCCGACATCGACAGCACTGTGACAAACGGCGACAGTGCTTCCATACGGCGGGGCAGATCGTCAGCGATCAGAAAATCGGCCTGCCGCCACTGTTCAGGCAGGGCATTGGCCCGGCACCCCGAGGATGCCAGTAAAAATGTGACTCCATTCACCGAAACACCTGTATAGCTCTGCAGTCCGTCATTATATTGCTCCACCCGGGTCGTATTCCACAGCATGGCTTCGGCACTGCTGGAATAAGAATCCACCTGCCCCGCGTTCGGCAGCGCCTTTTGCAAAAACTCGTTGTCCTGCCCGTTTTTCCACAGCAGAACCTGCTTTGGTTGAAAATACGAAACCAGCTCCGACGCAAGCTGCGCTTCTTCCTTCGAATCCCCCGCCAGCTGCAAATAATCAAGCTGTCGCACGCCCTGCCCGCGCAGATAATTTCGCGTGACAGACGAAGTGAATCCGCCGCAGCCGATTACCGCTCCATGCCCACGGTAGGTGAGCACGACGCAAATCCCATCACCCTCCTGCAGCACCGCCACTCTAGTGACCTGCCGCATAGAAAGCTGGTAGGAAAACACGCCGCACAGAAGCAGGATCACACTGAGCAGCGCCGCCGACTGCCGCGCCGCACACGACGGCGGCCGAACGATCAGCAGCGCTGTAAGCAGCAGCGAGCCCGCGAGCCACAGGTGCACAAAGCCATAGGAAGATGAAATGCTCGCCCAGGGAACCTGCGCGAGTAAGCGCGCGCAGCCCATCATATCGTTCGAAAGCAGCCCTGTTCCAAACGCGAAGGGCATCGCCAGAAAGGGCAGGTTCGCTACATACAGCCCCGCTCCCACCGCCGCGCACACCATCAGCAGCGTGGACGGCAGAATCTGCAGCACGTTCGACACAGGCGAAATCAGTGACACCGTGCCGAACGACAGAATCAAAATTGGCAGCGTAAACACCGTGGCTGTGACAGTAGTACACACAGCGGAATTCACACCATCGAGCAGAGCGCGACCGACGGGCACCGTTTGATACAAAGCGCGCAGGCGGGAGCTAATCGGCCCGGCGCAGAGGATCATGCCGAGGGTAGCGGAAAAGGACAGCAAAAGACCAAGATCCGCCGCGGCGTAAGGGTTTCCCGTACAGATCAGGAGCGCGGCGATCCCCAGCGAATTCAGGGAATCTGCCTGGCGGCCCACCACGATGCCGAACAGGTAAATAAGGCTCATGATGCCGCTTCGCAGCACCGAGGGCACAAAGCCCGTTACCGCCATAAAGCCGAACACCCCCGCTATGGCAACTGCGGCACCGGCCCGGCGCGGGAAACGCAGCAGCCCGAGCAGCAGCAGAAAAAACTGTGCCATGGTCGTCATGTGGAGGCCCGACACAGACAGGATATGCGTTACCCCGGTTGTCTGAAAATCCGACTTTACCTGCTCGTCGATACCGGAGGTGTCACCCAGCAGCACCCCGGCCGAAAGCCCGGCCTGCCGCGCGGGCAGCAGACGGTACAGCGCATCGGTCATGCCGCGACGAAGAGAAAGCGCCGCAAAGTAGGGCGGCCTGTTCTGCGCGGAAACAATATTTATCGGCTCGTACTCGTACAGATACGCAAACAGCGTGATGCCTTTTGAGGCGTAATACGACGGAGAATCAAAGCCCTCCCCGCCCCGCGGCGTGTAAAAGTGCGCTTTGGCCGCAATAGTATCGTAGGCCTCCACGTTCAGCGCGTTCTGGGAGGAAAGGCGAACCCGCTCCACATACGGCGCGCCGTCTGCGGAAATGCTCTGTACCTGAATGACATAATAATACCGTCCATAGGCGCCGACGGGCAGCTCGCAGACCGTACCCGTCAGCACAGCGTCGCGCCCGTTCATCAGCTGAGCGGGCAGAACCACTGCCTGAGCATACGTGTAAAACAAGCCGAACGCCGCCGCTGCCGAGAGCAGCGCCATCTGAACGGTACGAAGGGAACGGGTTTTTGGAACATACACCAGTACACAGAAGGCCAGCGCACACGCGCAGCCCATGGTAAGGGCGCCCGCCGCACCGAAATACACCGCCGCCGTTTGGGCCAGCAGGTAGCTAAAGCCAATAAGTGCGAAGGGGCGCATAAAAAACCCTCCCGATAAATGCTGTGATTATTTCAAGAACAGGGGAAGCGGCTCAAGGAAAATAATATCGTCGCGCTTCGAAGCGTCGCCCTCTGCCAGAACGCAGGCACGGCCCACCACGTTGCCCCCGAATTCGTGAACGAGCTTCTCAATTGCAGCCAGGGATTCTCCCGTGCTGATCACGTCGTCGACGATCAGGACACGCTTGCCGGCAAGACCCTTGTAATCATCCTCAGAAAGATACAAGTCCTGCACGTGATCTGTTGTGATGGACTTGACCTCCACATGGATGCAGTTGCGCATATACGCCTTTACGCTTTTGCGCGCCACCACATAGCGGCGGCAGCCTCTGCGCGCCATTTCATAACACAGGGGGATTCCCTTTGTTTCCGCCGTGATGACGACATCGTGCTCGGGGCAGCGGGCCAACAGTTCTTCCGCCGCGCGCTCGGTAATTTCCACATCGCCGAACATTACAAAGCCGGCGATGTCGAGGTGCTCATCGATCGGGCAAATGGGGAGCTCTCTCTCGCACCCGGCGATTGTCATTTGATATGTTTTTGCCATAATTCTAGATACAGACCTTTCTTCTGATAAATTCAAAGGGGTGCGCCATCAGCCCGGAGGCCACGCCATAAACCGGCCACCCAGCAGATGAAAATGCAGGTGCTGCACCGTCTGGCCGCCGTCGTTGCCGCAGTTGTTCACCAGGCGGAAGCCACCCTCCAGCCCAAGCTGCTTTGCGAGCTGCGGGGCTTTTTCAAAAATATAAGCGATGATTCCGCTGTTTTCCCCCGTAACCTCCCATGTGGAAGCAATATGCTGCTTGGGGATGATGAGAAGATGCACCGGAGCCTGGGGGTCCAGATCGTGGAAGACAAGGATTTTATCATCCTCATACACTTTTTTACTGGGAATTTCGCCATTTGCGATTTTACAGAATACACAATCCACCGAAAATTCCTCCTAACATTCTAAATCCGTGCAAATCAATTGCTTTTCCCGCCGGGGCGGGAATCAAAAACTGATAGATTGGGCGATGATTCCTCCCGCCCCTCCGGCGGGAGAAATCATCAAAACAGATGAATTAGTGGAGCATCTCGGCGATGAACTCGTTTGCCGCAGAGAGCGCTTCTTCCAGCTTCGCGGGGTCTTTCGCGCCGGCCATCGCCAAATCGGGCTTGCCGCCGCCGTTGCCGCCGGCCAGCTTCGCCACCTGACCCACCAGCTTACCGGCATGCACGCCGAGCTTCTGCGCCTCTGCTCCCGCCGTCGCGGCGATTGTCGCCTTGCCGTCGGTTACGCCCGCCAAAATCGCGACAACATCCGCCTGCTGGCTCTTGATCTGGTCGCACATGGTGCGCAGGGCGTCCGCTCCCGTGCCGGGCAGCACCGCGGTCATCACGCGTACTCCTCCAACCGGCTGCGCGTTTGCCAGCATGCCGCTGATGCGAACAGAGGCGAGCTTCCCGGTCAGGCTTTCAATCTCGCGATCCTTCTCTTTCAGCTCAGCCGCAACCTGCTTTGCGCGCTGCACCAGATCAGATACATTGTTCAGCTTGAGGGCTGCGGCAGTCTCCTGCATCAGCTCGGCCTGACGGGAAAGCAGTGCCAGAACGCCGGTGCCGGTAACGCCCTCAATCCGGCGAACGCCCGCCGCAACCGAGCTTTCGGACACAATGCGGAACAAGCCTAGCTTTGCGGTATTGTCAATGTGCGTGCCGCCGCACAGCTCGCGGGAGAACTCCCCGGCGCTGACCACGCGGACAACATCGCCGTATTTTTCGCCAAACAGCGCCATCGCGCCGAGCTTCTTCGCTTCCTCAATCGGCATTTCACGGCACTCTACGGGCATTCCCTCAAGGATTGCCTGATTGACCAGCGCTTCGGTCTGCTGCAACTCCTCCGGCGTCATTGCGGAGAAATGCGTAAAGTCAAAACGCACGTGCGCGTCGCTGACGAGCTGGCCGGCCTGCTCTACATGAGCGCCCAGCACACGGCGCAGCGCCGCCTGCAGCAGGTGAGCCGCCGTATGGTTGCGTTTGATCGCCGCGCGGCGCTCGCCGTCTACCTTTGCGGTAACGGAATTGCCCTCGGAGATGCGCCCGGCGGTGATTTTACCGCGATGCAGGAAAATGCCGCTGTGATTCTTCGTGGTGTCGGCCACCGCAAATTCGGTATCCTCTGCGGTAATCACACCGGTATCACCCACCTGTCCGCCGCTTTCGGCATAGAAGGGGGTTTGATTCAGTACCAAAGTGACCTCGTCGCCGACCTCGGCGGCCTCCACACGCTCGCCGTCCTTGATCACGGCCAGCACCTCGGCCTCGCTCAGCGGAGTTTCATAGCCCAGAAACGCGGTGGCGGGCAGCTCTTCGGTGCCGTTCGCGCCGCCGGCCCAGGCATCCGCCCCGGCATTTTTGCGAGCCGCGCGGGCGCGCTGCTTCTGCTCGGTCATCAGGCGGTGAAAGGCCTCTTCATCCACGGTCTTGCCCTGCTCCGCGACAA
Above is a window of Faecalispora anaeroviscerum DNA encoding:
- a CDS encoding toprim domain-containing protein, translated to MIKIKEAVIVEGKYDKIKLSSIIDGLIIETRGFHIFKDEQQMALIRRMAETRGLLILTDSDSAGFLIRHHLMSAIPEKYIKHAYIPDVLGKERRKEKGSKEGKLGVEGVSKQQILEALDRAGVLCEEENAPVREASSAVRKIEKADLFRDGLTGGENSAQNRRLLLLHLKLPEHLATNALLKVLNSMMTYEEYSILVEKLLK
- the holA gene encoding DNA polymerase III subunit delta; this translates as MPELTEAQWKKAADRLELDGLYFVYGEEKYLISAYLKRLLSRLQERPFADFNVQRFSGDGLLADRVADAAEALPMMAEKKYVLINDLDVEKLPARELNKLYELVENLSESTVLLVCQPTLEMDVKKSAAWKKWITAVKKQGTVVEVRPREGAELERVLCTYAEKRGCELSRQDAAFLITQCGKQLQTLLHELDKLCAYIGKGTVTRAVIDRVAVKNLETTVFLLSKALVSAQYDKAYSLLDLLYQQREEPVAVLAVLSSAYVDMYRVRACVQGGHSPAELVNYFPYKGKEFRLKNAERDMKGLSLEKLRESLTVLLETDIGLKSSRTGDRILMEKLIARLLMIAEKERMT
- a CDS encoding ComEC/Rec2 family competence protein; the encoded protein is MRPFALIGFSYLLAQTAAVYFGAAGALTMGCACALAFCVLVYVPKTRSLRTVQMALLSAAAAFGLFYTYAQAVVLPAQLMNGRDAVLTGTVCELPVGAYGRYYYVIQVQSISADGAPYVERVRLSSQNALNVEAYDTIAAKAHFYTPRGGEGFDSPSYYASKGITLFAYLYEYEPINIVSAQNRPPYFAALSLRRGMTDALYRLLPARQAGLSAGVLLGDTSGIDEQVKSDFQTTGVTHILSVSGLHMTTMAQFFLLLLGLLRFPRRAGAAVAIAGVFGFMAVTGFVPSVLRSGIMSLIYLFGIVVGRQADSLNSLGIAALLICTGNPYAAADLGLLLSFSATLGMILCAGPISSRLRALYQTVPVGRALLDGVNSAVCTTVTATVFTLPILILSFGTVSLISPVSNVLQILPSTLLMVCAAVGAGLYVANLPFLAMPFAFGTGLLSNDMMGCARLLAQVPWASISSSYGFVHLWLAGSLLLTALLIVRPPSCAARQSAALLSVILLLCGVFSYQLSMRQVTRVAVLQEGDGICVVLTYRGHGAVIGCGGFTSSVTRNYLRGQGVRQLDYLQLAGDSKEEAQLASELVSYFQPKQVLLWKNGQDNEFLQKALPNAGQVDSYSSSAEAMLWNTTRVEQYNDGLQSYTGVSVNGVTFLLASSGCRANALPEQWRQADFLIADDLPRRMEALSPFVTVLSMSEETAQANLKQLGDVGLVSASTGDAGPILIDTHPGGKIVLRRNV
- a CDS encoding phosphoribosyltransferase family protein; this encodes MAKTYQMTIAGCERELPICPIDEHLDIAGFVMFGDVEITERAAEELLARCPEHDVVITAETKGIPLCYEMARRGCRRYVVARKSVKAYMRNCIHVEVKSITTDHVQDLYLSEDDYKGLAGKRVLIVDDVISTGESLAAIEKLVHEFGGNVVGRACVLAEGDASKRDDIIFLEPLPLFLK
- a CDS encoding histidine triad nucleotide-binding protein, whose protein sequence is MDCVFCKIANGEIPSKKVYEDDKILVFHDLDPQAPVHLLIIPKQHIASTWEVTGENSGIIAYIFEKAPQLAKQLGLEGGFRLVNNCGNDGGQTVQHLHFHLLGGRFMAWPPG
- the alaS gene encoding alanine--tRNA ligase yields the protein MQWTGLNEIREKYLSFFESKGHLRLKSFSLVPSGDNSLLLINSGMAPMKKYFTGEVTPPRKRVTTCQKCIRTPDIERVGITARHGTYFEMLGNFSFGDYFKHEATAWAWEFCTKVMALPEDRVWITIYQDDDEAFDIWTKEIGVSPDRIVRLGKEDNFWEHGSGPCGPCSELHFDRGEQYGCGSPTCGPGCDCDRYVEFWNLVFTQFDSDGKGTYTPLDHPNIDTGMGLERLACIMQGVDNLFLVDTVQNIMKHISRIADIHYGDDTKNDVSLRVITDHIRSTTFMIGDGVMPSNEGRGYVLRRLLRRAARHGKLIGINRPFLFEVAETVIAENKNAYPELAEKRDMIVKLIHVEEESFARTIDQGLQLLNNLMQGMDGKVFSGEEAFRLNDTYGFPLDLTKEIVAEQGKTVDEEAFHRLMTEQKQRARAARKNAGADAWAGGANGTEELPATAFLGYETPLSEAEVLAVIKDGERVEAAEVGDEVTLVLNQTPFYAESGGQVGDTGVITAEDTEFAVADTTKNHSGIFLHRGKITAGRISEGNSVTAKVDGERRAAIKRNHTAAHLLQAALRRVLGAHVEQAGQLVSDAHVRFDFTHFSAMTPEELQQTEALVNQAILEGMPVECREMPIEEAKKLGAMALFGEKYGDVVRVVSAGEFSRELCGGTHIDNTAKLGLFRIVSESSVAAGVRRIEGVTGTGVLALLSRQAELMQETAAALKLNNVSDLVQRAKQVAAELKEKDREIESLTGKLASVRISGMLANAQPVGGVRVMTAVLPGTGADALRTMCDQIKSQQADVVAILAGVTDGKATIAATAGAEAQKLGVHAGKLVGQVAKLAGGNGGGKPDLAMAGAKDPAKLEEALSAANEFIAEMLH